A stretch of Apis cerana isolate GH-2021 linkage group LG1, AcerK_1.0, whole genome shotgun sequence DNA encodes these proteins:
- the LOC108002175 gene encoding peptidyl-alpha-hydroxyglycine alpha-amidating lyase 1 isoform X2, translating to MHLQHDIACCISILFILNFAKADSQDYLQEKTIHLLDKKFNSNEYSDNDERDREFLASEDSEVSVSNTFDKNIIWKSQWANNIKFGQISGVSIDPNGNIGIFHRGSRVWNRNTFDNTNRFDRNERPIQENTIVLLDKLGRKLLEWGANMFYLPHGLTIDMYGNYWITDVALHQVFKFDAKDIAKMKDITKLKKRQYIQEKMFLNNHNFDPLLENNVLKPSMILGEAFEPGHDEKRFCKPTAVAVESNGDFFVSDGYCNSRIIKFNAKGEIILQWGRHVNGNIYDLTHLSSNVFNIPHALALASELNLLFLADRENGRVLSFFATNGTFHKEYKHPIIGTKIYSVAYARERLYLVNGPDPNYKIHIRGFILDVNSGNITSQFGPKQDMNRPHDIAVSENGSEIYVVELNLCTAYQFFQDINTSVQIGNFIVHANPHHEPAPLTDKDINNLSGGCLLIMHKRMHWESDKRENFRLSNLLENRRCKNFKIMEKRPNPRDFSKLNTEPETSEDEYPENSFTKVIS from the exons ATGCATTTACAACATGATATAGCCTGttgcatttcaattttatttattttaaattttgccaAAGCAGATTCTCAGGATTATCTTcag GAAAAAACAATACATTtgcttgataaaaaatttaattctaatgagTATTCTGATAATGATGAAAGAGATAGAGAATTTTTAGCTAGTGAAGATAGTGAAGTATCTGTTTCAAATACATttgataaaa atATTATATGGAAATCTCAATGGGCTAACAATATCAAATTTGGCCAAATATCTGGAGTATCCATAGATCCAAATGGAAACATTGGAATATTTCATAGAGGATCACGAGTATGGAATAGGAATACATTTGATAATACAAATAGATTTGATAGAAATGAAAGACCAATTCAAGAAAACACTATAGTTTTATTAGATAAActtggaagaaaattattagaatggggtgcaaatatgttttatttaccaCATGGTTTAACAATAGATATGTATGGAAATTATTGGATTACTGATGTAGCCTTACACcaagtatttaaatttgatgcaAAAGATATAGCAAAGATGAAAGATATAactaaattgaaaaagagacaatacattcaagaaaaaatgtttcttaataatcataattttgatcCTTTGCTTGAGAATAATGTACTCAAACCTTCAATGATTTTAGGAGAAGCTTTTGAACCTGGTCATGATGAAAAACGATTTTGTAAACCAACAGCTGTTGCTGTAGAAAGCAATGGTGATTTTTTTGTTAGTGATGGTTATTGTAAttctagaattattaaattcaatgctaaaggagaaataattttgcaatggGGTCGACATGTGAAtg gaaatatatatgatctaACTCATCTTTCATCGAATGTATTCAATATACCTCATGCTTTAGCACTTGCTAGTGAATtgaatttactttttcttgcTGATAGAGAAAACGGTAgagttttatctttttttgcaaCTAATGGAACTTTTCATAAGGAATATAAGCATCCGATTATtggtacaaaaatatatagtgtAGCATATGCCAGAGAAAGACTTTATTTGGTTAATGGTCCTGATCCGAATTACAAAATACATATTCGAGGATTTATTCTTGATGTAAATTCAGGAAATATAACATCTCAATTTGGTCCAAAACAAGATATGAACAGACCACATGATATAGCTGTATCTGAGAATGGTTCAGAAATATATGTAGTAGAATTGAATTTATGTACTGCTTATCAATTTTTCCAGG ATATAAATACGTCAGTGcaaattggaaatttcattGTACATGCAAATCCTCATCATGAACCAGCACCTTTAACGgacaaagatattaataatctttctgGAG gatgtttattaataatgcacAAGCGAATGCATTGGGAATCGGACAAGCGAGAAAACTTTAGACTCTCAAATCTTTTGGAAAACAGAAGAtgcaaaaatttcaagataatgGAGAAACGACCAAATCCGCGGGACTTTAGTAAATTGAACACGGAACCAGAAACCTCAGAAGATGAATATCCGGAGAATAGTTTTACAAAAGTTATTTCATAG
- the LOC108002175 gene encoding peptidyl-alpha-hydroxyglycine alpha-amidating lyase 1 isoform X1, whose amino-acid sequence MHLQHDIACCISILFILNFAKADSQDYLQEKTIHLLDKKFNSNEYSDNDERDREFLASEDSEVSVSNTFDKNIIWKSQWANNIKFGQISGVSIDPNGNIGIFHRGSRVWNRNTFDNTNRFDRNERPIQENTIVLLDKLGRKLLEWGANMFYLPHGLTIDMYGNYWITDVALHQVFKFDAKDIAKMKDITKLKKRQYIQEKMFLNNHNFDPLLENNVLKPSMILGEAFEPGHDEKRFCKPTAVAVESNGDFFVSDGYCNSRIIKFNAKGEIILQWGRHVNGNIYDLTHLSSNVFNIPHALALASELNLLFLADRENGRVLSFFATNGTFHKEYKHPIIGTKIYSVAYARERLYLVNGPDPNYKIHIRGFILDVNSGNITSQFGPKQDMNRPHDIAVSENGSEIYVVELNLCTAYQFFQDINTSVQIGNFIVHANPHHEPAPLTDKDINNLSGGTTTATLVLSLVTAAVIFIALCIAIAAVVARCQKRGCLLIMHKRMHWESDKRENFRLSNLLENRRCKNFKIMEKRPNPRDFSKLNTEPETSEDEYPENSFTKVIS is encoded by the exons ATGCATTTACAACATGATATAGCCTGttgcatttcaattttatttattttaaattttgccaAAGCAGATTCTCAGGATTATCTTcag GAAAAAACAATACATTtgcttgataaaaaatttaattctaatgagTATTCTGATAATGATGAAAGAGATAGAGAATTTTTAGCTAGTGAAGATAGTGAAGTATCTGTTTCAAATACATttgataaaa atATTATATGGAAATCTCAATGGGCTAACAATATCAAATTTGGCCAAATATCTGGAGTATCCATAGATCCAAATGGAAACATTGGAATATTTCATAGAGGATCACGAGTATGGAATAGGAATACATTTGATAATACAAATAGATTTGATAGAAATGAAAGACCAATTCAAGAAAACACTATAGTTTTATTAGATAAActtggaagaaaattattagaatggggtgcaaatatgttttatttaccaCATGGTTTAACAATAGATATGTATGGAAATTATTGGATTACTGATGTAGCCTTACACcaagtatttaaatttgatgcaAAAGATATAGCAAAGATGAAAGATATAactaaattgaaaaagagacaatacattcaagaaaaaatgtttcttaataatcataattttgatcCTTTGCTTGAGAATAATGTACTCAAACCTTCAATGATTTTAGGAGAAGCTTTTGAACCTGGTCATGATGAAAAACGATTTTGTAAACCAACAGCTGTTGCTGTAGAAAGCAATGGTGATTTTTTTGTTAGTGATGGTTATTGTAAttctagaattattaaattcaatgctaaaggagaaataattttgcaatggGGTCGACATGTGAAtg gaaatatatatgatctaACTCATCTTTCATCGAATGTATTCAATATACCTCATGCTTTAGCACTTGCTAGTGAATtgaatttactttttcttgcTGATAGAGAAAACGGTAgagttttatctttttttgcaaCTAATGGAACTTTTCATAAGGAATATAAGCATCCGATTATtggtacaaaaatatatagtgtAGCATATGCCAGAGAAAGACTTTATTTGGTTAATGGTCCTGATCCGAATTACAAAATACATATTCGAGGATTTATTCTTGATGTAAATTCAGGAAATATAACATCTCAATTTGGTCCAAAACAAGATATGAACAGACCACATGATATAGCTGTATCTGAGAATGGTTCAGAAATATATGTAGTAGAATTGAATTTATGTACTGCTTATCAATTTTTCCAGG ATATAAATACGTCAGTGcaaattggaaatttcattGTACATGCAAATCCTCATCATGAACCAGCACCTTTAACGgacaaagatattaataatctttctgGAGGTACTACAACAGCAACATTAGTCTTATCCCTTGTTACAGCAGCAGTCATTTTTATTGCTCTCTGTATAGCAATTGCTGCAGTTGTAGCAAGATGTCAAAAAAGAG gatgtttattaataatgcacAAGCGAATGCATTGGGAATCGGACAAGCGAGAAAACTTTAGACTCTCAAATCTTTTGGAAAACAGAAGAtgcaaaaatttcaagataatgGAGAAACGACCAAATCCGCGGGACTTTAGTAAATTGAACACGGAACCAGAAACCTCAGAAGATGAATATCCGGAGAATAGTTTTACAAAAGTTATTTCATAG
- the LOC108002175 gene encoding peptidyl-alpha-hydroxyglycine alpha-amidating lyase 1 isoform X4, whose product MHLQHDIACCISILFILNFAKADSQDYLQEKTIHLLDKKFNSNEYSDNDERDREFLASEDSEVSVSNTFDKNIIWKSQWANNIKFGQISGVSIDPNGNIGIFHRGSRVWNRNTFDNTNRFDRNERPIQENTIVLLDKLGRKLLEWGANMFYLPHGLTIDMYGNYWITDVALHQVFKFDAKDIAKMKDITKLKKRQYIQEKMFLNNHNFDPLLENNVLKPSMILGEAFEPGHDEKRFCKPTAVAVESNGDFFVSDGYCNSRIIKFNAKGEIILQWGRHVNGNIYDLTHLSSNVFNIPHALALASELNLLFLADRENGRVLSFFATNGTFHKEYKHPIIGTKIYSVAYARERLYLVNGPDPNYKIHIRGFILDVNSGNITSQFGPKQDMNRPHDIAVSENGSEIYVVELNLCTAYQFFQDINTSVQIGNFIVHANPHHEPAPLTDKDINNLSGECFLLFPCALSYLTSVLSWIVMFINNAQANALGIGQARKL is encoded by the exons ATGCATTTACAACATGATATAGCCTGttgcatttcaattttatttattttaaattttgccaAAGCAGATTCTCAGGATTATCTTcag GAAAAAACAATACATTtgcttgataaaaaatttaattctaatgagTATTCTGATAATGATGAAAGAGATAGAGAATTTTTAGCTAGTGAAGATAGTGAAGTATCTGTTTCAAATACATttgataaaa atATTATATGGAAATCTCAATGGGCTAACAATATCAAATTTGGCCAAATATCTGGAGTATCCATAGATCCAAATGGAAACATTGGAATATTTCATAGAGGATCACGAGTATGGAATAGGAATACATTTGATAATACAAATAGATTTGATAGAAATGAAAGACCAATTCAAGAAAACACTATAGTTTTATTAGATAAActtggaagaaaattattagaatggggtgcaaatatgttttatttaccaCATGGTTTAACAATAGATATGTATGGAAATTATTGGATTACTGATGTAGCCTTACACcaagtatttaaatttgatgcaAAAGATATAGCAAAGATGAAAGATATAactaaattgaaaaagagacaatacattcaagaaaaaatgtttcttaataatcataattttgatcCTTTGCTTGAGAATAATGTACTCAAACCTTCAATGATTTTAGGAGAAGCTTTTGAACCTGGTCATGATGAAAAACGATTTTGTAAACCAACAGCTGTTGCTGTAGAAAGCAATGGTGATTTTTTTGTTAGTGATGGTTATTGTAAttctagaattattaaattcaatgctaaaggagaaataattttgcaatggGGTCGACATGTGAAtg gaaatatatatgatctaACTCATCTTTCATCGAATGTATTCAATATACCTCATGCTTTAGCACTTGCTAGTGAATtgaatttactttttcttgcTGATAGAGAAAACGGTAgagttttatctttttttgcaaCTAATGGAACTTTTCATAAGGAATATAAGCATCCGATTATtggtacaaaaatatatagtgtAGCATATGCCAGAGAAAGACTTTATTTGGTTAATGGTCCTGATCCGAATTACAAAATACATATTCGAGGATTTATTCTTGATGTAAATTCAGGAAATATAACATCTCAATTTGGTCCAAAACAAGATATGAACAGACCACATGATATAGCTGTATCTGAGAATGGTTCAGAAATATATGTAGTAGAATTGAATTTATGTACTGCTTATCAATTTTTCCAGG ATATAAATACGTCAGTGcaaattggaaatttcattGTACATGCAAATCCTCATCATGAACCAGCACCTTTAACGgacaaagatattaataatctttctgGAG aaTGTTTTTTGTTATTCCCCTGTGCATTATCCTATTTAACTTCAGTACTTTCATGGATTGT gatgtttattaataatgcacAAGCGAATGCATTGGGAATCGGACAAGCGAGAAAACTTTAG
- the LOC108002175 gene encoding peptidyl-alpha-hydroxyglycine alpha-amidating lyase 1 isoform X3, whose protein sequence is MHLQHDIACCISILFILNFAKADSQDYLQEKTIHLLDKKFNSNEYSDNDERDREFLASEDSEVSVSNTFDKNIIWKSQWANNIKFGQISGVSIDPNGNIGIFHRGSRVWNRNTFDNTNRFDRNERPIQENTIVLLDKLGRKLLEWGANMFYLPHGLTIDMYGNYWITDVALHQVFKFDAKDIAKMKDITKLKKRQYIQEKMFLNNHNFDPLLENNVLKPSMILGEAFEPGHDEKRFCKPTAVAVESNGDFFVSDGYCNSRIIKFNAKGEIILQWGRHVNGNIYDLTHLSSNVFNIPHALALASELNLLFLADRENGRVLSFFATNGTFHKEYKHPIIGTKIYSVAYARERLYLVNGPDPNYKIHIRGFILDVNSGNITSQFGPKQDMNRPHDIAVSENGSEIYVVELNLCTAYQFFQDINTSVQIGNFIVHANPHHEPAPLTDKDINNLSGGTTTATLVLSLVTAAVIFIALCIAIAAVVARCQKRGPYVVNEIYTYFHFKNVFCYSPVHYPI, encoded by the exons ATGCATTTACAACATGATATAGCCTGttgcatttcaattttatttattttaaattttgccaAAGCAGATTCTCAGGATTATCTTcag GAAAAAACAATACATTtgcttgataaaaaatttaattctaatgagTATTCTGATAATGATGAAAGAGATAGAGAATTTTTAGCTAGTGAAGATAGTGAAGTATCTGTTTCAAATACATttgataaaa atATTATATGGAAATCTCAATGGGCTAACAATATCAAATTTGGCCAAATATCTGGAGTATCCATAGATCCAAATGGAAACATTGGAATATTTCATAGAGGATCACGAGTATGGAATAGGAATACATTTGATAATACAAATAGATTTGATAGAAATGAAAGACCAATTCAAGAAAACACTATAGTTTTATTAGATAAActtggaagaaaattattagaatggggtgcaaatatgttttatttaccaCATGGTTTAACAATAGATATGTATGGAAATTATTGGATTACTGATGTAGCCTTACACcaagtatttaaatttgatgcaAAAGATATAGCAAAGATGAAAGATATAactaaattgaaaaagagacaatacattcaagaaaaaatgtttcttaataatcataattttgatcCTTTGCTTGAGAATAATGTACTCAAACCTTCAATGATTTTAGGAGAAGCTTTTGAACCTGGTCATGATGAAAAACGATTTTGTAAACCAACAGCTGTTGCTGTAGAAAGCAATGGTGATTTTTTTGTTAGTGATGGTTATTGTAAttctagaattattaaattcaatgctaaaggagaaataattttgcaatggGGTCGACATGTGAAtg gaaatatatatgatctaACTCATCTTTCATCGAATGTATTCAATATACCTCATGCTTTAGCACTTGCTAGTGAATtgaatttactttttcttgcTGATAGAGAAAACGGTAgagttttatctttttttgcaaCTAATGGAACTTTTCATAAGGAATATAAGCATCCGATTATtggtacaaaaatatatagtgtAGCATATGCCAGAGAAAGACTTTATTTGGTTAATGGTCCTGATCCGAATTACAAAATACATATTCGAGGATTTATTCTTGATGTAAATTCAGGAAATATAACATCTCAATTTGGTCCAAAACAAGATATGAACAGACCACATGATATAGCTGTATCTGAGAATGGTTCAGAAATATATGTAGTAGAATTGAATTTATGTACTGCTTATCAATTTTTCCAGG ATATAAATACGTCAGTGcaaattggaaatttcattGTACATGCAAATCCTCATCATGAACCAGCACCTTTAACGgacaaagatattaataatctttctgGAGGTACTACAACAGCAACATTAGTCTTATCCCTTGTTACAGCAGCAGTCATTTTTATTGCTCTCTGTATAGCAATTGCTGCAGTTGTAGCAAGATGTCAAAAAAGAG gtcCATATgttgtaaatgaaatatatacatattttcatttcaagaaTGTTTTTTGTTATTCCCCTGTGCATTATCCTATTTAA
- the LOC108002175 gene encoding peptidyl-alpha-hydroxyglycine alpha-amidating lyase 1 isoform X5 yields MHLQHDIACCISILFILNFAKADSQDYLQEKTIHLLDKKFNSNEYSDNDERDREFLASEDSEVSVSNTFDKNIIWKSQWANNIKFGQISGVSIDPNGNIGIFHRGSRVWNRNTFDNTNRFDRNERPIQENTIVLLDKLGRKLLEWGANMFYLPHGLTIDMYGNYWITDVALHQVFKFDAKDIAKMKDITKLKKRQYIQEKMFLNNHNFDPLLENNVLKPSMILGEAFEPGHDEKRFCKPTAVAVESNGDFFVSDGYCNSRIIKFNAKGEIILQWGRHVNGNIYDLTHLSSNVFNIPHALALASELNLLFLADRENGRVLSFFATNGTFHKEYKHPIIGTKIYSVAYARERLYLVNGPDPNYKIHIRGFILDVNSGNITSQFGPKQDMNRPHDIAVSENGSEIYVVELNLCTAYQFFQDINTSVQIGNFIVHANPHHEPAPLTDKDINNLSGGPYVVNEIYTYFHFKNVFCYSPVHYPI; encoded by the exons ATGCATTTACAACATGATATAGCCTGttgcatttcaattttatttattttaaattttgccaAAGCAGATTCTCAGGATTATCTTcag GAAAAAACAATACATTtgcttgataaaaaatttaattctaatgagTATTCTGATAATGATGAAAGAGATAGAGAATTTTTAGCTAGTGAAGATAGTGAAGTATCTGTTTCAAATACATttgataaaa atATTATATGGAAATCTCAATGGGCTAACAATATCAAATTTGGCCAAATATCTGGAGTATCCATAGATCCAAATGGAAACATTGGAATATTTCATAGAGGATCACGAGTATGGAATAGGAATACATTTGATAATACAAATAGATTTGATAGAAATGAAAGACCAATTCAAGAAAACACTATAGTTTTATTAGATAAActtggaagaaaattattagaatggggtgcaaatatgttttatttaccaCATGGTTTAACAATAGATATGTATGGAAATTATTGGATTACTGATGTAGCCTTACACcaagtatttaaatttgatgcaAAAGATATAGCAAAGATGAAAGATATAactaaattgaaaaagagacaatacattcaagaaaaaatgtttcttaataatcataattttgatcCTTTGCTTGAGAATAATGTACTCAAACCTTCAATGATTTTAGGAGAAGCTTTTGAACCTGGTCATGATGAAAAACGATTTTGTAAACCAACAGCTGTTGCTGTAGAAAGCAATGGTGATTTTTTTGTTAGTGATGGTTATTGTAAttctagaattattaaattcaatgctaaaggagaaataattttgcaatggGGTCGACATGTGAAtg gaaatatatatgatctaACTCATCTTTCATCGAATGTATTCAATATACCTCATGCTTTAGCACTTGCTAGTGAATtgaatttactttttcttgcTGATAGAGAAAACGGTAgagttttatctttttttgcaaCTAATGGAACTTTTCATAAGGAATATAAGCATCCGATTATtggtacaaaaatatatagtgtAGCATATGCCAGAGAAAGACTTTATTTGGTTAATGGTCCTGATCCGAATTACAAAATACATATTCGAGGATTTATTCTTGATGTAAATTCAGGAAATATAACATCTCAATTTGGTCCAAAACAAGATATGAACAGACCACATGATATAGCTGTATCTGAGAATGGTTCAGAAATATATGTAGTAGAATTGAATTTATGTACTGCTTATCAATTTTTCCAGG ATATAAATACGTCAGTGcaaattggaaatttcattGTACATGCAAATCCTCATCATGAACCAGCACCTTTAACGgacaaagatattaataatctttctgGAG gtcCATATgttgtaaatgaaatatatacatattttcatttcaagaaTGTTTTTTGTTATTCCCCTGTGCATTATCCTATTTAA
- the LOC108002021 gene encoding large ribosomal subunit protein bL34m — MIGTLISNTYKTFPRLALFNQTFSSISPTIINPWNLTINRTIMRYHFPHPNERRRIKRHGWITRMLTPNGRKILMRRILKGKYVLSH; from the exons atGATAGGCACATTAATctctaatacatataaaacatttcc acGACTtgcattatttaatcaaactttttcatcaatttcacCCACAATAATAAATCCATGGAATTTAACTATAAACAGAACTATAATGAGATATCATTTTCCACATCCTAATGAACGTCGCCGTATTAAACGTCACGGATGGATTACAAGAATGTTAACTCCCAATGGACGGAAAATTCTCATGAGAAGAATATTGAAAGGCAAATATGTACTtagtcattaa
- the LOC108002020 gene encoding pseudouridylate synthase RPUSD4, mitochondrial produces MWTLLNKFYTFRHIHANISYIKILRKNYIKDHPYKNIHPWKSLSEFSNDLINNLIYNKDGLVILNKPYGIRRKKFNSFKSLENKIPNSVDYTLDDALPYIAKELNYSNLNIIKSPEMYMSGITLLAANPNIQHKIEFAFIHYRKYFINTYWIVTVGTPKESSNKSCVGIKSISNPQFKNKRQILITSWSKNEEKLKKIKILRTQYKILSNSILNLCSLIELKSSFHNKHAIRLFASTFLYCPILGDNLYASQIQKVGNTYVRVDPFLTYSTRKLDDKILKLLGITPNNQNIIPTHIHLRSIVLPKFFGKTLKIEAPLMPYFDWTYKQLEFKHTIQKQDINHTL; encoded by the exons atgtggactttattaaataaattttatacatttagaCATATACAcgcaaatatatcttatataaaaatattaaggaaaaattatataaaagatcatccttataaaaatattcatccttGGAAATCATTAtcagaattttcaaatgatcttataaataatttaatttataataaag atggattagtaatattaaataaaccaTATGGAATAAGacgtaagaaatttaattcatttaaaagcttagaaaataaaatacctaATAGTGTTGATTATACATTAGATGATGCTTTACCTTATATTgctaaagaattaaattattcaaatttaaatataattaaaagtccTGAAat gtaCATGAGTGGTATTACACTTTTAGCAGCAAATCCAAATATTCaacataaaatagaatttgcatttattcattatcgcaaatatttcataaatacttATTGGATAGTTACAGTTGGTACACCAAAAGAATCAAGTAATAAATCCTGCGTaggaataaaatcaatttcaaatcctcagtttaaaaataaaagg cAAATTCTTATCACATCATGGtctaaaaatgaagaaaaattaaaaaagataaaaatattaagaacacaatacaaaatattatccaaTTCTATACTTAATTTATGTTCTTTAATTGAACTAAAATCATCTTTCCATAATAAACATGCAATTAGACTATTTGcatcaacatttttatattgtccAATTTTAGGAGATAATCTTTATGCATCTCAGATTCAGAAAGTTGGAAATACTTATGTAAGAGTCGATCCATTTCTTACTTATTCTACACGAAAATTGGATGATaagattcttaaattattaggTATTACACCTAATAATCAGAATATTATTCCTACTCATATTCATCTAAGATCAATAGTTTTACCAAAGTTTTTtggaaaaacattaaaaattgaagctCCTTTAATGCCATATTTTGATTGGACATATAAACAACTTGAATTTAAACATACAATACAAAAACAGGATATAAATCacactttataa
- the LOC107995468 gene encoding 26S proteasome regulatory subunit 10B yields MATTVDSVREKALQDYRKKLIEHKEVESRLKEMREHLKDLTKQYDKSESDLKALQSVGQIVGEVLKQLTEEKFIVKATNGPRYVVGCRRQLDKNKLKSGTRVALDMTTLTIMRYLPREVDPLVYNMSHEDPGDVTYSAIGGLSEQIRELREVIELPLLNPELFQRVGITPPKGCLLYGPPGTGKTLLARAVASQLDANFLKVVSSAIVDKYIGESARLIREMFNYARDHQPCIIFMDEIDAIGGRRFSEGTSADREIQRTLMELLNQMDGFDSLGQVKMIMATNRPDTLDPALLRPGRLDRKIEIPLPNEQARLEILKIHAGPISKHGEIDYEAVVKLSDGFNGADLRNVCTEAGLFAIRLEREYVIQEDFMKAVRKVSDNKKLESKLDYKPV; encoded by the exons ATGGCAACCACCGTGGATTCGGTTAGGGAAAAAGCCCTTCaagattatagaaaaaagCTTATAGAACATAAAGAAGTAGAATCACGTTTAAAGGAAA TGAGAGAACATCTTAAAGACTTAACGAAACAATATGATAAATCTGAGAGTGATTTGAAAGCTTTACAAAGTGTTGGACAg ATTGTTGGAGAAGTATTAAAGCAACTTACTGAAGAAAAAT ttatagTAAAAGCAACAAATGGTCCACGTTATGTTGTTGGATGTCGACGTCAACTTGACAAAAATAAGTTGAAATCTGGGACAAGAGTAGCTCTTGATATGACTACTCTTACTATAATGCGTTATTTGCCTCGTgag gTTGATCCATTGGTTTATAACATGTCACATGAAGATCCTGGTGATGTTACATATAGTGCAATTGGTGGTCTAAGTGAACAAATACGAGAGCTAAGAGAAGTTATAGAATTACCATTATTAAATCCTGAATTGTTTCAAAGAGTTGGTATAACTCCTCCCAAAGGATGTCTCTTATATGGACCACCAGGAACTGGAAAAACATTATTAGCAAGAGCAGTTGCTAGTCAATtagatgcaaattttttaaaagttgtaTCAAGTGCTattgttgataaatatattggtGAATCAGCAAGATTGATTAgagaaatgtttaattatgcACGAGATCATCAACCATGTATCATATTTATGGATGAAATTGATGCAAttg gTGGGCGTAGATTTTCAGAAGGTACAAGTGCTGATCGAGAAATTCAAAGAACTTTAATGGAATTGTTAAATCAAATGGATGGTTTTGATTCTTTAGGCCAAGTTAAAATGATAATGGCTACAAATAGACCAGATACTTTGGATCCAGCTTTATTAAGGCCAGGTAGAttagatagaaaaattgaaatcccATTGCCTAATGAACAAGCACgtctagaaattttaaaaattcatgctGGTCCTATATCTAAGCATGGAGAAattg atTATGAAGCAGTAGTTAAACTTTCGGATGGATTTAATGGTGCTGATTTAAGAAATGTTTGCACTGAAGCAGGATTATTTGCAATAAGATTAGAAAGAGAGTATGTAATACAGGAAGATTTTATGAAGGCAGTAAGGAAAGTTTCGGATAATAAGAAACTTGAAtctaaattagattataaacccgtttaa